Within Psychrobacter sp. DAB_AL43B, the genomic segment TGCTGAGCCTGTAGTCTTAGCAGCTGACACTGGTGCTAAACTGTATGAAAAACAGTGCAAGGTCTGCCATGAAAATGGTTTATTAGCAGCACCGAAATTCGGTAATAAAACAGATTGGGCACCACACCTTGTCAAAGACATAGACACGCTACGTATGCATTCTGCGAAAGGCTTCAACAAAATGCCAGCGCAAGCTAACGCTGAAGTGAGTGAAGCTGAAGTTCATGCGGCCGTTGATTATATGGTAGCTGCTGTTAGCTAATATTAATTGTTGAAATTTGATAGAATAACCGCCATTGTACGCTAACAGTGGCGGTTTTTTTGTGACTGCTAAACCCTTACTGTTTTTAAGTTTTAAGATAAGAAAAAATTGAGTTGAGCAAAGTAACGTAATTGAGCAAAGCAACGTAATAAAGGCAAAGACATGAAAGTATTGGGTTTAGAGACCTCTTGCGATGAGACCGGTCTGGCGATTTTCGATAGTGAGCAGATACATAGCGAGAATAAAGGTCTGCTAGGGCAAGTGCTGTATTCACAAATAGAGCTACATGCACTCTATGGTGGCGTCGTGCCTGAGCTTGCCAGCCGCGACCATATTCGTAAGCTCGTGCCTTTATTTAATGAGCTATTAGAGCAGTGCGATATTACTAAAGATGACATTGATGCTATCGCTTATACCAAAGGCCCAGGGCTCATCGGTGCCTTGATGACGGGTGCCTTATTTGGTCGCAGTTTGGCATATGGCTTAGATATTCCGGCTATTGGTGTCCATCATATGGAAGGGCATTTGCTAGCACCGCTGATGGGGGCAAATCCACCCGCGTTTCCGTTCGTGTCGCTACTGGTTTCAGGTGGTCATACCTTGTTGATTGCCGCTCATGGCATTGGTCAATATGAAATACTGGGCGAATCAATCGACGATGCGGCAGGTGAGTGCTTTGATAAAGCAGCTAAAATGCTGAGCTTAGAGTACCCCGGTGGTCCTAATATTGCTAAACTAGCTGAAACGGGAAATCCTAATGCTTACAGTCTACCAAGACCGATGTTACACCGCGGTTTGGACTTTTCTTTTAGCGGTATGAAAACGGCCGTACACAACCTTATTAAAGATACGGATGGTTCTGGGACAGGTTCTGATAGTGACCCACAAGTCCGTGCTGATATCGCTGCCAGCTTTCAACATGCAGTCGTTGATACACTGGTGAAGAAATGTGTTAAAGCACTTAAGCAAGCAGAGATGAGTCGGTTAGTCATTGCTGGCGGAGTAAGTGCCAACAGCCATTTGCGTGAAACCTTAGAGACCGAACTGGCTAAAATAAATGCAACTGTGCATTATGCGCCGCCAGCCTTATGTACCGATAATGGCGCGATGATTGCTTATGCTGGTTATGAGCGCCTGCAAGCTGGGCAATTTGATGATTTAGCCGTCAGCTGCGTTCCACGTTGGCCGATGACCGAATTGCCTGCGCTGTAATTGCCAGCAGTATAGTTTTTTTGCTTATTAAAATGGCATTCATTAATAGAACAAGGATTACATCATGCAGTGGCTCGCTATCGGTTTAGGGGCAGCAATCGGCGCATGCTTAAGAGGATGGCTAGCGCGCTTTAACCCGCTACATAGCTGGATACCACTCGGTACACTCGGCGCTAATGTCTTAGGTGGGCTCCTTATTGGGCTGGCGTTAGTCTGGTTTGAACGGGTCGGTAGCGGATTGTCTGACAATGTTAGATTATTTGTTATCACCGGTTTTTTGGGCGGACTGACCACTTTTAGTACTTTTAGCGCTGAGGTATTTACTTTTATTAGTGAGGGTCGGTTGTTAGCAGGTTTGGGGTTGATAGGGTTGCATGTAGGATTAACTCTATTAGCAACCGCGCTTGGGTTTTATTTCTTTAAGTTTATTTTATAGGCGTAAAGCTAAGGTTTCTTAATAAAGCTAAAGCGGTTTTACTATCCCTTCTAATAAGCTGGCAAACCCTTGCATATAAGCGGTATCTTGGCTAGATGTGCGTGTCGCGGCATAGAGCTGACAATAAACACCCTTACCCAATGGGCGCGACACCACCCAACCTTTTTTCTCATATTCGGCAACGACCCAATCGGGTAGCGCCGCCACACCGCGTTCGCTGGCCACTAGTTGTATTAGCATGGCGGTCAGCTCAGTGGTGCGAATATTTTTAAAACTGACCTGCTCTGGGGTCATAAAATTCGCAATAATATCGAGGCGCTTGGCTTCTACCGGATAAGCAATCAAGGTTTCTTCGATTAAATCGTTTGGACGAATGAAATGTTGTTCTGCCAAATCATGCGTAGGCGACAGCACTAAACGGCTCTCGTACTCAAACAATGGCTGATAGCTAATGCCTTCTATCGGCAAATTGCTGGTCGTAATCAGCAGATCGATATCACCTTCCATTAATAAATGATGCGGCTCAGGTTCAAAACCCGTGGCAAAATCCAGCTCAACATCTGACCATTCACGGCGATACTGATTCAGTATCGGCATCAACCAATCAAAGCAGCTATGACATTCAGAAGCCAAACGTAATCTGCCTGCTTGACCGTGAGCTAAACGCTTGAGATTGGCTTTGGTGCGGGTGACTTGCGGCATGATGCTGTCGGCAAGCGCCAATACCGTTTTGCCAGCTGGCGTAAAGGTAAGGGGTCGCGTTCGGCGATTAACCAAACTGATATCGTAGTAATTCTCTAGCTCTTTTAACTGATGCGAGACAGCAGAGGCCGTGACATGCAGCTCATCGGCAGCAGCGGCCAATGAACCATGTGCGCGTAGCGCAGTTAGCGTATTAAGATGACGAAGCTCTAACATAAAATAATCTAACCACCGAAGTTAAAGGAATAAGAAATACTGAGTTGGATAAATGATTAAAAAACGCTCATTGTTACTTTATTTACTTTAAGAATATTTTTTAATTAAAATTAAAATTAACGTCGACGTAGCAATAACTGGGAGATGACTACCAAAATTAGTGAAGCAACTAGCAATATCGTACCAATGGCATTGACCTCAGGTTTGAGACCCACACGCACCATTGAATAGATACGTAGCGGCAAAATCTCATAGCTAGGACCGGTCACAAAGGTCGATACCACCACATCATCTAGCGATAAGGTAAAGGCGAGCAGCCAACCTGCCATCACTGCTGGAAAGATAACAGGAATCAATACCGTACGCACCATCGTTGATTCACTTGCACCCAAGTCTCTTGCCGCTTCCATCAGCCGCTCATCCAAACTGCTTAACCTTGCAAAGACAGTAATGACCACAAATGGTAGGCAAAAAGTAATGTGAGCTAGTAACAGCGATACAAAACCCAGCTGCAGTCCAATTAATAAAAATAGCGCCAGTAGCGATATTGCCAAGACAATCTCAGGCGACATCATCAGCACAAATAATAAGCCATTTAACAGACCTTTACCGCGAAAATTATAGCGATGTAAGGCAAGCGCTGTCAGTGTGCCGATGATCGTTGATACCGTGGCTGCAACCAAACCTAAGACAATAGAATGCCAAAAGGCATCAAGCATTGCTTGGTTGTTAAATAAGGATTCATACCACTTTAAACTAAAGCCGCCCCAGTTATAACCAACTTTTGATTTATTAAAGGACATCACCACCAAAACAAGGATGGGTAGATATAACATGGCATAAATCAAACCAAGATAGCATTTGGCGGCGATACTGCCGATGCTGGGTGGTTTGATAGAGCGTTTCTTTTTAGTCGGTGGACTATTCGGTGAGCGACTCAGTGAGTTATGAGACATTAGGCCACCTCATTAAAATCAGTCTTGCCAATGCGGCGGCTACTGGCGTGGTAGGCGAGTAGTAATACTGCCATCGCCAGTGTCAATAACACGCTAGCTGCAGCACCAAACGGCCAATCACGCGCATCTAAAAACTGGTTTTTAATAATATTACCAACCAGTAAGTTGCGTGAACCGCCTAAAATATCTGCCACGTAAAACATACCCATCGCTGGTAGTAGTACCAAAAGTACCCCTGATATAACCCCAGGAGTGGTCAATGGCAGTACCACATGCCAAAAGGTTTGTCTTTTTGATGCACCCAAATCCTGTGAGGCGAGCAGCATATCATCGCGTAAGTCGCTAAAGACTGCATACAGTGGCAGTACCATAAACGGAAATAATAAATAGGTTAGACCTGCAACTACCGCCCCTTGTGTATATAAAATATCAATAGGGGTATCGATAACACCTATCGCGAGTAACGATTTATTGATCAAGCCATTATTAGCAAATAATAACTTCAGCGCGTAAGTTCGCACTAAAGAGTTGGTCCAAAATGGCAATATGAGCAGTAGCATCAATAAGGGCTGCCAACGCCTGCTGACTCGAGAGACAAACCAGGCAAAAGGGTAGCCCAATAATAAGCAAATGATCGTGGTAATTCCTGCCATCCATAATGAATGTACAAAGACATCAAAATAGAGGGGATCAATCATGCGTACATAGCTATCAATGCTGACAGGCAGGCTGATAAAAGCCGTACTGTCACGCGTTAAAAAGCTGACCGCAATCACCAGTATATTGGGCAAGAGCGCAAAAATGAGTAGCCAGCCCCAAATAAGCCACAGCGTTGCCGTACGAAAAGGACTTTTATTGCTTATGCCAGTACCTGCCATTAGCGGATATCCTTTCTGGCAGATAAATTGCCAGCTAAATTGGCAGATTGATGATTCATCTCATTATCAAGCGTATCGTCTTCTGGCAAAACCCATTCCCAGCCATCAACCCAGGACACTTTTACGCCCTCATTGAGCTTATAGTCAAAGCTTGGATCGTCCTCATCGAAGAATTCAGAGGCTTTAATAATATGACCATTGGCCAGCTCAATAATCGAATCTAAGGTACTGCCTTTATAGTTACTTTCGATAACGCGGCCCAGTAATCCGCCATGTTCTTTATCGTTCGGGTCATAAATCCGTAAATCCTCAGGTCGTAGCAATAAATTCACCATATCGCCGACTTGGACATCATTGCCAAAGTTAGGACGGCGCAAATTCCGCAAAGTGGTCGGACCCTCTTGCATTTGTGCCTCGCAAACTTCAACTTCAATACGGCCATTGGTCACTTGGCCATCACGGTCTGGCTGCTCAGGGTAGACGCCCTTAACTTCGGCCTTAAATAAATTGGTCTCACCGATAAATTTGGCCGTAAATAAATTGGCAGGGGTTTCATAAATTTCAATAGGCGTGCCAATCTGTTGAAACTTACCGTCTTTCATCACCGCGATACGGTCTGACATCGACAGCGCTTCTTCTTGATCGTGCGTGACAAAGACAAAAGTAATGCCCAGCTCACGTTGCAAGCGTTTAAGCTCCGACTGCATTTGCAGGCGCAGCTTATGATCGAGCGCCGATAAAGGCTCATCGAGCAATAATAATTTAGGACGATTAATGACTGCCCGCGCAATCGCAACACGCTGCTGCTGACCACCGGACAAATCCTGCGGTCTGCGATTGGCAAGGTGCTCAAGTTGTACCATAGCTAGCATTTCGCGCACCCGCGTTTGAATCTCATCTTTAGGGACTTTTTTAAGCTTAAGACCGTAAGCCACATTTTGCGCGACTGTCATATGTGGAAATAACGCATATTGCTGAAACACAGTATTGACCGGACGCTTATCCGCTGGCAAGCCTGCCATCT encodes:
- a CDS encoding c-type cytochrome, with product MTIKQNTMNKKSAVKLALSGISLSALLALSACSGGDNKATDEPAAVNETETVVVEPETPVAEPAVVTPEPMVEPEPAEVTVVETEEAAAEPVVLAADTGAKLYEKQCKVCHENGLLAAPKFGNKTDWAPHLVKDIDTLRMHSAKGFNKMPAQANAEVSEAEVHAAVDYMVAAVS
- the tsaD gene encoding tRNA (adenosine(37)-N6)-threonylcarbamoyltransferase complex transferase subunit TsaD, with product MKVLGLETSCDETGLAIFDSEQIHSENKGLLGQVLYSQIELHALYGGVVPELASRDHIRKLVPLFNELLEQCDITKDDIDAIAYTKGPGLIGALMTGALFGRSLAYGLDIPAIGVHHMEGHLLAPLMGANPPAFPFVSLLVSGGHTLLIAAHGIGQYEILGESIDDAAGECFDKAAKMLSLEYPGGPNIAKLAETGNPNAYSLPRPMLHRGLDFSFSGMKTAVHNLIKDTDGSGTGSDSDPQVRADIAASFQHAVVDTLVKKCVKALKQAEMSRLVIAGGVSANSHLRETLETELAKINATVHYAPPALCTDNGAMIAYAGYERLQAGQFDDLAVSCVPRWPMTELPAL
- a CDS encoding CrcB family protein, whose translation is MQWLAIGLGAAIGACLRGWLARFNPLHSWIPLGTLGANVLGGLLIGLALVWFERVGSGLSDNVRLFVITGFLGGLTTFSTFSAEVFTFISEGRLLAGLGLIGLHVGLTLLATALGFYFFKFIL
- a CDS encoding LysR family transcriptional regulator — translated: MLELRHLNTLTALRAHGSLAAAADELHVTASAVSHQLKELENYYDISLVNRRTRPLTFTPAGKTVLALADSIMPQVTRTKANLKRLAHGQAGRLRLASECHSCFDWLMPILNQYRREWSDVELDFATGFEPEPHHLLMEGDIDLLITTSNLPIEGISYQPLFEYESRLVLSPTHDLAEQHFIRPNDLIEETLIAYPVEAKRLDIIANFMTPEQVSFKNIRTTELTAMLIQLVASERGVAALPDWVVAEYEKKGWVVSRPLGKGVYCQLYAATRTSSQDTAYMQGFASLLEGIVKPL
- the potC gene encoding spermidine/putrescine ABC transporter permease PotC, producing MSHNSLSRSPNSPPTKKKRSIKPPSIGSIAAKCYLGLIYAMLYLPILVLVVMSFNKSKVGYNWGGFSLKWYESLFNNQAMLDAFWHSIVLGLVAATVSTIIGTLTALALHRYNFRGKGLLNGLLFVLMMSPEIVLAISLLALFLLIGLQLGFVSLLLAHITFCLPFVVITVFARLSSLDERLMEAARDLGASESTMVRTVLIPVIFPAVMAGWLLAFTLSLDDVVVSTFVTGPSYEILPLRIYSMVRVGLKPEVNAIGTILLVASLILVVISQLLLRRR
- the potB gene encoding spermidine/putrescine ABC transporter permease PotB codes for the protein MAGTGISNKSPFRTATLWLIWGWLLIFALLPNILVIAVSFLTRDSTAFISLPVSIDSYVRMIDPLYFDVFVHSLWMAGITTIICLLLGYPFAWFVSRVSRRWQPLLMLLLILPFWTNSLVRTYALKLLFANNGLINKSLLAIGVIDTPIDILYTQGAVVAGLTYLLFPFMVLPLYAVFSDLRDDMLLASQDLGASKRQTFWHVVLPLTTPGVISGVLLVLLPAMGMFYVADILGGSRNLLVGNIIKNQFLDARDWPFGAAASVLLTLAMAVLLLAYHASSRRIGKTDFNEVA
- the potA gene encoding spermidine/putrescine ABC transporter ATP-binding protein PotA, with the protein product MTESSLYTQTIPASPNADKVLLQLTGLKKTYDQTEVLKDINLDIKHGEFITLLGPSGCGKTTLLRLIAGFEQPNAGAIYLDGLQMAGLPADKRPVNTVFQQYALFPHMTVAQNVAYGLKLKKVPKDEIQTRVREMLAMVQLEHLANRRPQDLSGGQQQRVAIARAVINRPKLLLLDEPLSALDHKLRLQMQSELKRLQRELGITFVFVTHDQEEALSMSDRIAVMKDGKFQQIGTPIEIYETPANLFTAKFIGETNLFKAEVKGVYPEQPDRDGQVTNGRIEVEVCEAQMQEGPTTLRNLRRPNFGNDVQVGDMVNLLLRPEDLRIYDPNDKEHGGLLGRVIESNYKGSTLDSIIELANGHIIKASEFFDEDDPSFDYKLNEGVKVSWVDGWEWVLPEDDTLDNEMNHQSANLAGNLSARKDIR